The genomic window AATCACATCAGTTAAAACTGCCAAAATATATTGGTTCGGTTCGAACAATGGTTGTCGCGGGAGATGCGAATACAAGCGCTTATGGTAGTGCAGAAAAAGCAACACAGGTCAAAAGTCCGTTGATGGTCTTGGCTTCGTTGCCTAGAAAAATTTCGCCATCAGAAAAAGTAACATTGCCTGTAACAGTTTTTGCAACTGAAAACAAAATCAAAAATGTTTCGATTCAGGTAAAAACCAGCAACGGACTGAAAGTAATGGGAAGTGCGGTTCAGAGACTAAATTTTGCACAGCCAGATGAAAAAATGGCTTATTTTAATCTGGTAGTGGGTTCTGCAACTGGAATTGCAAAAGTTCAAGTAATCGCAACATCTGGAAGTGAGAAATCAACTTATGATGTTGAAATCGACATGACGAATCCAAATCCGGTTACGAGTACTTTTACAGATGTTGTTTTAACGCCAAATAGTACGAAGACAATTTCATGGAAAACTTTTGGTATTGCTGGAAGTAACAAGGCCAGACTAGAAGTTTCGTCTATGCCGTCAATGAACTTGAATGGAAGGTTGCAATTTTTAATTCAATACCCTCATGGATGTGTAGAGCAGACGACTTCATCTGTTTTCCCGCAATTGTATTTGGGAGATGTGGCCGATATTGATGCTAAACGCAAAGATCTGATTCAGAAAAATATTGCGGCCGGAATTGCAAGATTGGGTAATTTCCAATTGTCAAATGGCGGAATGCCTTACTGGCAAGGAAATGCAATTGCTGACGACTGGGGAACTTCTTATGCTGGACATTTCTTAATTGAAGCAGAGAAAAAAGGATATGTATTGCCAATTAATTTCAAATCAAAATGGCTGTCTTATCAGCAGAAAGAAGCGAAACAATGGCGTTTTGAACCGAAATACGGAAATGATTTAGCTCAGGCGTATCGTTTGTACACTTTAGCTTTAGCAGGAAATGCCGACTTATCTTCAATGAACAGATTGCGAGAAACAAAAGGCATTTCGAATGAAAGCATGCTTCGTTTAGCTGCAGCTTATGTTTTAGCAGGACAAAAATCGGCGGGGCAAAGTTTGTTTTTACGAACAAGTATTGATGGAAGCTCAGATGAGTACAGTTATTACTATTATGGTTCAAGTGAAAGAAACAGAGCAATGGCTTTAGAAACAATGCTTCTTTTAGATCAGAAACAAAAGGCGTTTGTTACAGCGACAAAATTAGCCAAAGAAATGTCGGCTAATCAGTGGATGAGTACACAGACAACCGCTTATTGCTTGTATGCAATGTCGAAATTTGCAGTGAGCAATGGACCAAAAGGAATCAATATTCAGTTTAGTAAAAACGGAAAAGGAGAGACAATAAACACAAGCAAATCGGTTGCAGACCGCAGTTTGTCTGTAGCTTCTGGCACCAACAGCATTACGTTGAAAAACAATAAAGCCAATACGGTTTATGTTCGTGTATTGAACACAGGAATATTACCTATCGGACAAGAAAATGCAGTTCAAAGTGATGTTACCGCTTCTATTGTCTTCAAAAATAGAAAAGGAAGCGTAATTAATGTTTCGAGAATCAATCAGGGAACTGAATTTGTTGCCGAGGTTACGATTAAAAACCAAAGAGGAGAAAGTGTTCAAAACGTAGCATTATCGCAAATTCTGCCTTCAGGATTCGAAATTGTAAATACTCGTTTTACCGATTATGGAGATGCTGTAAATAATATTGCAGATTATATTGATATTAGAGATGATAGGACTAATTTCTATTTCGGAATGAAAGCAAGAGAAACTAAAGTTTTCCGTATTTTGCTAAATGCATCGTATTTAGGAAATTATTACCTGCCGGGATTACAATGCGAAGCAATGTACGATAATACATTTTTAGCTAGAACAAAAGGCTTCTGGGTTGAGGTTGTGAAGTAAAATTTATTAGCCACAGATTATACAGATTAAAATGATTTTTGAAATCTGTGCTAATTTGTGTAATCTGTGGCTAATAAACTTTGTGGTAAAATATTTTCCCGCAGATTTTGCAGATCAAGCAGATAAAATAAATCTGCCAAATCTGCTGAATCTGCGAGAAAAAAACTTAGCGAACTTCGCGTATACTTAGCGACTTTGCGGTTAAAAAAAACAAGTATTGAAAAATAAATTAAAAGCGTTCTTTCAGCGCATTATCAATTGGATAAAAAAGAATAAGATAAAATCAGCAATTGCATTTCTGCTCTTGCTGATTTACTATTTTTCGATACCCCGAACTTTATTCAAAGAACCTTATTCAACAGTTATAGAAAGCAAAGAAGGAGAGTTGCTTGGAGCAAAAATTGCCCGTGACGGACAATGGCGTTTTCCTGCACAGGATAGTGTTCCAGATAAATTCAAAAAGTGTATTGTGTATTTTGAAGACGAATATTTCTATAAACATCCCGGCTTCAACCCAGGTGCGATGATCAATGCTTTTAAGCAAAACCGAAAAGCAGGAAAAGTGGTTAGAGGAGGGAGTACCTTAACTCAACAAGTAATCAGACTTTCCCGAAAAGGAAAAAACAGAACCTATTTTGAAAAACTGGTAGAAATTATTCTCGCTACCCGATTAGAATTAGGTTATTCCAAAAATGAAATTCTCGAAATGTATGCTGCACACGCGCCATTTGGAGGAAATGTTGTGGGATTGGAAATGGCTTCGTGGCGTTATTTTGGTGTACAGTCCAATCAATTATCATGGGCTGAAAATGCTGTTTTAGCCGTTTTGCCAAATGCACCAAGTTTAATTTATCCTGGAAAAAATCAGATTAAATTACTAAATAAACGAAACCGACTTTTATTAAAATTAAATCAAGAAGGCATAATTGATAAGCAGACTTATGAACTTGCAATAGAAGAGCCTTTGCCTCAAAAGCCGTATGATCTTCCTCAAATTGCACCTCATTTATTGCAGAGAGTGGCCAAAAATGAAGAAGGAACAAGAGTAAAAACTACAATTGACCATGCATTGCAAAGTCGGGTTAATCAAATTGCAAGATATTATTACAATCAGTACAAGCAGAATGAAGTGCATAATCTTGCCATTTTGGTAGTAGATGTCCAGAATAGAAATGTAATAAGTTATGTGGGAAATTCTCCAGCTGATGCAGATCATCAGAAAGATGTTGATATCATTGATGCGCCAAGAAGCACAGGAAGTATTTTGAAACCACTTTTATATGGTGCAATGTTGGACGACGGCGAATTACTGCCAAATACTTTAGTAGCAGATATTCCAACGCAGATTTCGGGATACACTCCTCAAAATTTCAATTTAACATTTGATGGCGCTGTACCTGCGCATCGTGCTTTATCACGGTCATTAAATATTCCGGCAGTTTTAATGCTTCAGGATTTTGGAGTAAATAAGTTTTATGAAGAACTTCAAAAGTTTAAATTAAAAAACATTAATAAAACACCCGACCATTATGGTTTGTCGCTTATTTTGGGAGGTGCTGAAAGTAATTTATGGGATTTATGCCGAACGTATGCCAATCTATCTTCAACATTAAATTATTATACTAAAAATCAGGGAAAATATAGAACCAACGAGTTCTCGGAATTAAATTATAAAAATGATTTTAAGCCTGATTTTGGCTCAGAAACTAATCAAAAGAATATTCTAGGTGCAGGATCAATCTGGTTGACATACAATGCAATGGAAGAAGTCAACAGGCCTGAAGGGGATGAAGCGTGGAAGTTTTATGACAGTTCGTTAAAAATTGCCTGGAAAACAGGAACGAGTTTCGGGAATCGTGATGCGTGGGCAATTGGAACAAATTCGAGATACGTAGTTGGAGTTTGGGTTGGAAATGCAACAGGCGAGGGAAGACCCACTCTAACAGGAGTTACCAGTGCAGCGCCTATTTTATTTGACGTTTTTAATTTATTACCAAGGCAAAGATGGTTTGAAACCCCTTATAATGATTTGGCTGAAGTTGAGGTTTGTCGTTTAAGTGGTTATTTGGCAAAAGAAAATTGTCCCAAAATCAAACAATGGGTTTCTAAAAAAGGAAAATCGACAAAAGTTTGTCCGTATCATAGAACAATTCATTTAGATAAAACAGAGCAATTTCAGGTTAATAGCAGTTGTGAGAGTATCGAAAATATAGTAACTAAAAACTGGTTTGTACTGCCTCCCGTTATGGCTTGGTATTACAAAAGCCAGCATATTGAATATTTGCCTTTACCGCCATTCAAAGAAGGATGCGAGGGAACGCAAACCACAACAATGGATTTTATTTATCCAAAAGCAAACAGTAAAATTTACTTAACCAAAGATTTTAACAGCAACGTACAGCCTGTAATTTTAAAAGTGGCCTATTCTGAAAGGGATAAAGAATTGTTTTGGTATGTAGATGATGTTTATAAAGCAACAACCAAAACATTTCACGAATTGCCTATTACGCCAACGACTGGAATTCATTATATTACAGTTGTAGATGCTTCTGGGAATGAAATTAGAAGAAGGATTGAGATTGTTAGGGAATAAATACTTAAAGTAAACTCCAATTTTAAAATTCCAAATTCCAACCTTTTTGTCAGGCTGAGCGAAGTCGAAGTCCGCGTGCCAATTGGATTACCCTTCTCCCGAAGCCTCGGGATCGCTCAGGGTGACATTTTATGTATAATGACTAAGTGAGATTGCTTCGTTCCTCATAATAATGCATAAAAAAACCGCCCCGATGCATCGGGGCGGTTTTTAATTTATTCTGAAATAACATTTCCTTTTTTATCATAGAAATGGTATTCTAAGTACGTGTAAGCGTCACGAGGTATGATTTTCACCCATTTCTTATGTTCAAAAAACCATTTTGAACGTAATGATGGAAAACCTTTGCTGAGGTATGCAGCCACAAACGGATGTGTGTTTAGCACAACTTTATTGTGGGTTTTTAGAAGTCTTTCTAAATCAGAAGTGATCTTGTCAATTATTAATATTGGTGCTTCAATTTCACCATTTACTTTATTTGGATCCTCTTCTCTAGTTTTTATATTAACTTCTGGTCTTACTCGCTGTCTTGTAATCTGGACTAAACCAAATTTACTCGGCGGTAATATTTTATGCTTTGCTTTATCGTCGCTCATTTCTTCTCGCAAGAAGTCGAACAAAACTTTCCTGTTTTCAGGATTAGACATATCGATAAAATCAACTACGATTATTCCGCCCATATCTCGCAGACGAAGTTGTCTTGCGATTTCTGCCGCGGCAATCATATTTACTTCCATGGCGGTATCTTCCTGATTGGTTGCTTTATTTGAACGGTTGCCGCTGTTTACGTCTATAACGTGAAGAGCTTCAGTGTGTTCAATAATAAGGTAAGCACCTTTACTCATGGAAACAGTTCTGCCAAAAGAAGTTTTGATTTGTCTCTCTATATTGTATTTCTCGAAAATTGGAGTATCATTTGATTGATAAAACTTTACAATCGATTGTTTTGAAGGTGCAATTTCTTGCAGATATTCCTTCGTTTGATGGTACAACTCTTCGTCATCTATTTGAATACCGCTGAAGGTATCATTAAATACATCTCTTAATATTGAAGAAGCTCTGTTAAGCTCTCCTAATACTTTTGATGGATGATGAGCAGTTGGTAATTTTTTACACATTGCAGACCATCTGCCAAGCAGGTTCTGCAAATCTTTTTCTAATTCGGCTACGTTTTTGCCTTCGGCTACTGTACGAACAATAACACCAAATCCTTTAGGTTTGATCGATAGAACAAGTTTTTTTAGACGATCCTTTTCTTTTTTGTCTTCTATTTTTTGAGAAATAGAAACTCTATCAGAAAAAGGAACTAGAACGATAAATCTTCCAGCCAATGAAAGCTCAGCACTTATTCTTGGGCCTTTGGTAGATATAGGTTCTTTA from Flavobacterium fluviale includes these protein-coding regions:
- a CDS encoding Rne/Rng family ribonuclease, which translates into the protein MNKELIIRSSSEAVDFALLKDGKLIELHKEEEKSNFQVGDIFIAKIRKPVAGLNAAFVNVGFEKDAFLHYHDLGPNLASQLKFIKLVSAGKIKDFSLKTFQFEKEIDKDGIITDILSANQSVLVQVVKEPISTKGPRISAELSLAGRFIVLVPFSDRVSISQKIEDKKEKDRLKKLVLSIKPKGFGVIVRTVAEGKNVAELEKDLQNLLGRWSAMCKKLPTAHHPSKVLGELNRASSILRDVFNDTFSGIQIDDEELYHQTKEYLQEIAPSKQSIVKFYQSNDTPIFEKYNIERQIKTSFGRTVSMSKGAYLIIEHTEALHVIDVNSGNRSNKATNQEDTAMEVNMIAAAEIARQLRLRDMGGIIVVDFIDMSNPENRKVLFDFLREEMSDDKAKHKILPPSKFGLVQITRQRVRPEVNIKTREEDPNKVNGEIEAPILIIDKITSDLERLLKTHNKVVLNTHPFVAAYLSKGFPSLRSKWFFEHKKWVKIIPRDAYTYLEYHFYDKKGNVISE
- the pbpC gene encoding penicillin-binding protein 1C — its product is MKNKLKAFFQRIINWIKKNKIKSAIAFLLLLIYYFSIPRTLFKEPYSTVIESKEGELLGAKIARDGQWRFPAQDSVPDKFKKCIVYFEDEYFYKHPGFNPGAMINAFKQNRKAGKVVRGGSTLTQQVIRLSRKGKNRTYFEKLVEIILATRLELGYSKNEILEMYAAHAPFGGNVVGLEMASWRYFGVQSNQLSWAENAVLAVLPNAPSLIYPGKNQIKLLNKRNRLLLKLNQEGIIDKQTYELAIEEPLPQKPYDLPQIAPHLLQRVAKNEEGTRVKTTIDHALQSRVNQIARYYYNQYKQNEVHNLAILVVDVQNRNVISYVGNSPADADHQKDVDIIDAPRSTGSILKPLLYGAMLDDGELLPNTLVADIPTQISGYTPQNFNLTFDGAVPAHRALSRSLNIPAVLMLQDFGVNKFYEELQKFKLKNINKTPDHYGLSLILGGAESNLWDLCRTYANLSSTLNYYTKNQGKYRTNEFSELNYKNDFKPDFGSETNQKNILGAGSIWLTYNAMEEVNRPEGDEAWKFYDSSLKIAWKTGTSFGNRDAWAIGTNSRYVVGVWVGNATGEGRPTLTGVTSAAPILFDVFNLLPRQRWFETPYNDLAEVEVCRLSGYLAKENCPKIKQWVSKKGKSTKVCPYHRTIHLDKTEQFQVNSSCESIENIVTKNWFVLPPVMAWYYKSQHIEYLPLPPFKEGCEGTQTTTMDFIYPKANSKIYLTKDFNSNVQPVILKVAYSERDKELFWYVDDVYKATTKTFHELPITPTTGIHYITVVDASGNEIRRRIEIVRE